A stretch of DNA from Vulpes lagopus strain Blue_001 chromosome 12, ASM1834538v1, whole genome shotgun sequence:
AATTGTGTCAGGACTTTTGGCTTAACCATAATCCTAGTTTTTCTTAAGAGAtgataaacatgaaaaatgtattttagccTGCGTGttgctaaaaaaattaagtaaaatgacaAACATCAGTGACTGTGGAATTTCTATATAGCATAGAGTAGGGACGGCCATGTGGTTGGAAAGAGTAAGGAACGGTTTTTactcttatatttatatttcataggaTCTCAGATACCATTATTTTATCACCACTGAGAAAAAAACATGCTGCCAATCAAACTATGACatacttgggtagctcagttggttaagcatctgactcttaattttggcttgggtcatgatctctggattctgagatcaagtccacctggggctcccagctcaaggggagtctgcttgagattctctctccctctccctctgccactccctccatCCTTGCTCTCACaagtgcattctctctctctctctctctctctcaaaaatgacGTACCATGAATTGTAAAATCctcatttcagagatgttaaaataggGGGAGGAGTGCATCTTGGAGTTGATGAAATATGTTGGGGTAGCCTTGAGTGGAGACAGTAAGGAGGGCACAAGGTGTGGACCTTACAGCCATTTCTTGGGCCCACCTTTACTTTATAGCATGCAATTTTAAATCATTCTATGAAGTATTCTCTGTCCATCAAGTCACTCTTCCTCACCATCACACTCCCAGAAGGACACTATAACATCTAGATGCAGATGGGAGGAAATGGGGATGGAGATAGGAAATAACTATAGAACTACCATTTGGTTTAAGAGGCATTAAGAACTCCAAAAACAAACATGTACTTTTTCTAATTCTGTTATTCATGAGACAGTTTTCATAAATCACGTTCTCTAGACCAGACGTTCAAACGTCTTACTTTCACACAgatcttattttcaaaaaaagaaaatgtgggacagtgaaaaaaatttcactttttgcCTTCTGAAACCCAGTCTAAGTCTCATGTCAGCATTTAGTGTTCAAGTATAAATGTAAATGATTGTTGTTATTTCTAAACCAATGTCATTGAAGACAATTGTGTGTTTTGTGCATAAGAAACATCTTCAATAGGCAGTTTGGGAAGTAAAATTctttattcaaagattttatttattcattcatgagatacacggagagagaggcagagacataggcagagggagaagcaggttccccatggggagcctgacgtgggacttgatacaaggactctgggatcacaatctgagccaaaggcagacactcaacaactaaGCAACCCAGGTTCCCGGGCAGTAGAATTTAATTCCTGTGGCAAATCTGACTAATGTATTGTTGGTCATTTGTTACTGTTCATATTAAATTTTGCACACTAAAAGCCCCCTTTCTGAGCACTCTGAACTTTTCATACAAGCCCAgctttcttgtctctctctctctctctctctctctttttttttttttttgcttttttgctttcttgtctCTCAATCACCTGtcataaaaatttctaatttttttatgttgatggaatgcttctttttatttttttaattattttttatttatttttattttatttattttattttattttttttggaatgcttctttttaaagcttATGTCAAGTTCGACAGATTTAACATCAGGTTCTAAAATAAGTGTTCATTTGTGATTGGAACCAATTTAACAATTTCTATAACCTTAGCCCTTTTCATTTAATcatgatatttatattaaaaagtatacaAGGGGAATCTTGCCCTAAAATCTTTTAATCTAATTAGTGATCTAATTggcaaaagaaaacagatcaatAATATGAGACCTTAGATGCTTACATGCTGAATGGCATAGTTAGTACTTGAACCTTAGAGGCCCCAAGATcccaaacaaaaaactaaattcTGGTGCAATCCCCAGTGGATATAAACTCAAGAAGCAAAGTGAAGTCTGAAAATTGATCCTGTAATCTATGGTACCtcctatgatatatatatatatatatatatatatatatatatatatatatatatatatatatatagactatatataaAGCCTATATTTGACTGATTATCACCTCTCTAGTTGGAGGATGGAGGGATGTGGTATGATTAATACCACATAACTAATGGTTGATTATAAAATACAAACTGGATCtattaagcttttttttaagtgagctctatgcccaatgtggggcttgaactcatgaccccaaaagcaagagtcccatgctctactaactgagctagccaggtgcccctagacatgTTAAATGTCTCATGAAGTTTTGCTCTGGTTTTGTGAAGTTTTGCTCTGGTTTACAATTCCACAATTATTATTGGGTCCTAACACAGGCAAGCCCactgccaggagccaggagccaggaaaaCAAGGCCCTGGTCGCATAGGTTTATtgatttgccttttgttttcacAGGAGAAGAATAAGCAGATCCTTGTGTTGGGCCTGGATGGAGCAGGAAAGACCAGTGTTCTCCACTCTCTAGCTTTAAACAGAGTCCAGCACAGTGTGGCACCCACCCAAGGTTTCAACGCAGTATGCATTAACACTGAAGATAGCCAAATGGAGTTCCTGGAGAGTAAGCCCTCCTTCTCATTAGTAACAGGAGAGGGGCTCATCTTGTTATACCATGATGCAGAAATACTATTAGCAACATTGCACCCTTATGAAAAAGTGACACTGGGTCAGGTTTCCCTACACTTTTGAATGCATATATAGTTTAATAGTGCAGTGTGGAGGAAATAACCCTCTAttcttatttcctcctttttacaGTGCTGGCATAAGAGGGAGCTGCAAGAAAGGCCCACCTATAATAGCCTCTCTCTTCCCTTACTACCTCCAATAAACATTCAATCTAAGTAAATACagcatatttctataaataagcCACAAACCTCTTTTTGTAACCAGAGGGCAGCCCAGACGTCTCTACACTAAAGTAATTCTGGAGTTGTCATCTTTCTAAATACTGCTCTTCCCAAAAGTTGCATTAGATTCTGTTCTCTCTACACTCTCTCCTTAGATGATTTTATCGATCCTTATTGGCCTTAAATACCATCAATATGCTAATGACTCCCAAATTTATCTGTCCAGCCAAATATCAGCTGACATCTTCATCTGGGTATCTAATTGGCCTCTCAAACCTAAAATACTCAAAATGCTTCATTTATCTCCATATCTGTTCCTTTCCCTATAATCTACTGGTCAGTAAAGGGCTCCTCACCTATCATGTTACTCAAGCCAGAAAACTATGAGTCACCCTTGATTTTCTCCTTttgcacccccacctccactaCACAAACAAAACACTATGAATTTTTCTACCTCTAAAACAAATCTTAGATTCATTAATTATATTCTTACCTACTGTACCTATTTGAGTTAAAACCTATACCATCTCTCACTTAGATTACTGcaatcacctttttatttttgctttcatccaattaaaaaaagaaaatatgggcaGATAAATTGGTAAATGTGTAGGCAAATCTTTCAGCTAACAACATTATTAGGAATAGAGGTTTTAATTTGTTCAGAAGAtgtagaataaataataattttaaccaAATAGCTAAGAAAATagtctcaaaatataaaaagtgaaaagaaaggaaggaaggaatgaaggaatgaaaagaaaggaagaatccAGCTTggggaaacaaatgaacatatctACCATTGGAGTGAGAGATTTCAACATATTGTCAATTATTAATagaatcaaagaggaaaaaaataagcaaagatacACAGAATCTGAACAAAAGCAACAAGTTTCACCCAGTGGACAATATAAGATTGCCCACTTAGACAATTTTAGTTACATCCCAAAGCTAATAAAATGCATGTGTTCTCAAATACTCATGGAACACTTACCAAAAACGACCACCTAGTGGACCATACATCAAGTCTTCAATTTTTTAGAGAAGGGGCATCATACAAACCATGTTGTTTGCATTGTAGTTAAGTTAGAAGTTAATAACAAAAAGGTAAAAACCTCTATATGAGTGAAATGTCATGTGTCACAAAAAAATGAGGAACAACTCAAACGTTCATTCATCCTTAAACTAAATATGTTAAAACCATATGACTTAGAAGATTATacaacattcttttaaaaagttaataacacAAAATACTTTTTAGGGAATTAGCCTAGTTCtgtaaaaaggaaacaaaggacaGGCAAATCAAGACCCTTTCCCGatagtattttaaatgttttgtttaaattcctaAAATAGTGGTCttgaaaattttctgtaaagggttAGGTAGCACTAATTTAGGCTTTGGGGACCACATGGTCTCTATGCAACTACTAAACTCTGTTGTAATATGGAAGTGGCCATAGACAATATGTGAACAAGTCCATATGTCTgtgttctgataaaactttattttgtagaCACTGAAATCCAAATGCAATATGATGTTCACGTGCCatggaatttattcttttttccctccaacattcaaaaatgaaaaatccattcTTTGTCCATGGGCTACAAAAACAGGCAACGGGCCAGATTTAGACTGTGGGCCATGGGTTGCCAACCTCTGgtctaggagaaaaataaaaactcagttcATTGTGTAtatgttattatcattatcagTAAGTTTCTTCTGGGAAGaatcagcaaaatgaaataacctaaaggcatttttttctgaGGCAAATATTCCTTAATGCCTACAGGATCATATTAATTCTTAGTGCAGTGTTAATAGGATAAATTAGTTCTGGGATTTTGACAAAGGAAAACGATTGTGCAAGTGAGGCTGGCCAGTGAATTCAgtccatttcaaatttattttagagaaagatgtGTTTTAACCCACCAACTTGAATTATTTTAGTAACCTACTCACATTTTCTGAGCTTAACGGATAGATAGACAGCGGCCCACATGGCCAATGTGTGTTACAGACCAGAAGGTGAGTGTCTAGTGTCTTTATGCTGATCCTTTGTGTTCCAGAATGATTACACCACTTGTGGAGGATAGATATTTCTGCCAGCCAATTTCCCCAGTAGCATGTCTCCAGTCATTCTCAGAATTGGATACACTCTAACACAGTGGTATTTTATCAGAACACCTGTCCGGTGTTTGGAAGTTATCTAAAAGTGCTTTTCCTGCCTCCTCAGTGGATGCTTCTACAATGTGTTTGGTGTCTTCTTTCTCTACTCTTCTCTGTAGTTGGTGGCAGTGAACCTTTCCGTTCTTATTGGGAAATGTACCTGTCCAGAGGATTGCTGCTGATCTTTGTGGTGGATTCAGCAGATCACAACAGATTGCCTGAAGCTAAGAAACACCTTCATCAATTAATTGGAACAAACCCAATCCTTCCTCTGGTTGTGTTTGCAAACAAACAGGTAAAAATCTGTGCAAATATAAGTTGTACTCAGTAGTTTTAttgttaataaaagaaatgtcTACCTCTAATACCTAGATATTTAACAATATGCAATACATTCAGTTTATTTTATACTTGTTAGATCTACTGGATTATAAACTCCCTGAGAATAAAGACCATTATTCATCTTTGTGTGCCTTATAATACCTGGTATACTGAACCAGCATAGTAGAAATTCAACAAATACATGttgaatttaattcaataaacatttactgatgGTTGAAttgatttcaataaaatatttgagtgtCTACCATATGTAAAGAAATAGTTTGTTTTAGATCAGTTAACCTGACCTGAATTTAtttcacacacataaaaaatattaaacgaccatggagaaattggaacctgtACAGTGTcattgggaatgtaaaatgttgcagccactttagaaaacagtatgcagttccttaaaaaactaaaattagaactcccatatgatccagcaattccacttctgggtatatactcaaCAGATTTGAAAGCAGGAACTCATACTGATACTCCTACATCCATGTTCACAGCAgaattattcatgatagccacaaggtagaagcaacccaagtgtccctccatggacgaatggataaacaaaacatgatatatacataccatgggatatcattcagccttaaaaaaggacattctgacacatgctTATAATATGGataaccttgaggacattatgctaagtgaaataagccagtaatGAAATAACAAGTATTGTATGATTCTACATTTATGAGGTACctggagtagtcaaattcatagagacagtaAATTAGAGGTTACCAGGgaatggaaggagaggagaaggaggaatcattgtttaatgggtacaaagtttATATTGGTGATGGTTGCCTTAGattgggggaaggagggcagcccaggtggctcagcggtttagggccaccttcagcccagggcatgatcctggagacccaggatcaagtcccacatcacgctccctgcatggagcctgcttctccctctgcctgtgtctctgccgctctctctctctctctctctctgtgtgtgtctcttgtgaataaataaataaaatcctaaaaaaaaaaaatggggggaaggAGAAATGGGAGTTATTTTGttggtataaagtttcagttttgcaagatgaagactTCTGGAGGTAGATGGTTGCACAATACTGTGAATATACTGAACCGTACACTCATCatggttaaggtggtaaattttgttatgtgtattttgccacaataaaaaagtaaaaaaacaaaacatctataACATTGTGATATTAAAGCCCCTCTTTCAGTTGCTAAGATTGCCAATCATTAGGGAACTTGATTTTTCCACTACTTCTAAGGGAGAATGTTTATGGCTGTAAATTAAGTAATTACAAATGATGACTTAAAAGAGGGTGTATAGTACAGTCCAGAATAGAAGCTAGTCCAGcagattatatttaaaataagggctggagcttttgttttgttttgttttaaactggaACATTTTAAGTACCAAAAACTACAAAGACCATGGTACATGTAAGTgagctgtatagtattccattgcatgaatataccacaatttaatgttttcttgctgggtattttgggttgtttccaatcaTTTGTTGTCATAAACAGTACTACAGTGAACCTTTATGTATGTGTCTCTTTGTAGATGTGTCTCAACATTTCTCTAGTGCATACATCTAAAAGAGGAATTGCTAGGTTTTCGGATTTGTACATATTCAGTTTTACTAGATCTTACTAAGTTGCTTTCCCAAAGATATTGCACCAATTTATTTTTCCACCAACAGAATATGACAGATTTTTGCAGCTCCACATCCTTCTCAATACTTGATATTGTCCAACTTTTTCATTTTCGCCAATCTAATAGAGCTAAAATTTTATCCCATTattctaatttgtatttccttaattatTAGTGAGCTGGAACCTTTTTTCAGGTGTGCATTGGTTATTAgtttcaaattcatttctttctttgaaactaatttccacatctgtgaattatcttttatttatttacttattttt
This window harbors:
- the ARL9 gene encoding ADP-ribosylation factor-like protein 9 isoform X2; translation: MEFLEIGGSEPFRSYWEMYLSRGLLLIFVVDSADHNRLPEAKKHLHQLIGTNPILPLVVFANKQDLEAAYRITDIHEALALSEVGNDRKMFLFGTQVTENGSEIPSVMQDAKDLIAHLAADMQ